One region of Anticarsia gemmatalis isolate Benzon Research Colony breed Stoneville strain chromosome 2, ilAntGemm2 primary, whole genome shotgun sequence genomic DNA includes:
- the Hao gene encoding hydroxyacid oxidase: MDRYVSVKDIEQAALSLLPKGARDYYKSGATDEQTLAENKLAFQRLRIRPKCLVGVERCDLRTRALGSEVSMPVGISPTAMQRMAHPEGELANARAAQEAGTIFTLSTIATSSIEEVAKAAPTATKWFQLYIYNDREVTRNLVRRAEIAGFKAIALTVDTPLFGIRRADVRNKFTLPPHLRLANFDGHLSTKIQSTDGGSGLNKYVENLFDKSLTWDEVKWLKSITSLPIIAKGVLRGDDAVKAIEAGCSAILVSNHGARQLDGVPASIEALPEIVEAVKGYNVEVYLDGGVLTGTDVFKAIALGAKMVFVGRPALWGLTVGGQAGVKRMLDIFRTELEYTLQIAGTPTIADITRDMVRHESAYSKL; the protein is encoded by the exons ATGGACAGATACGTAAGTGTTAAGGATATTGAGCAAGCGGCGCTATCATTGCTGCCTAAAGGTGCTCGTGACTATTACAAAAGTGGTGCCACAGATGAACAAACCTTAgctgaaaataaattagcttTTCAAAG ATTACGTATACGCCCGAAATGTTTGGTAGGAGTAGAGCGTTGCGATCTTCGCACAAGAGCGTTAGGAAGCGAAGTATCAATGCCTGTTGGTATATCACCCACTGCTATGCAACGCATGGCTCACCCAGAAGGTGAACTAGCTAACGCCAGAG CTGCTCAAGAAGCAGGTACAATATTCACACTGAGCACCATTGCTACGAGTTCTATTGAGGAAGTGGCTAAGGCTGCGCCCACTGCCACAAAGTGGTTCcagctttatatttataacgatCG GGAGGTTACTAGAAACTTAGTTCGACGAGCTGAAATAGCAGGATTCAAGGCGATAGCTCTTACGGTCGATACCCCGCTATTTGGAATACGACGAGCGGATGTAAGAAATAAATTCACTCTGCCACCACATCTGCG GTTAGCGAACTTCGACGGTCATCTTTCGACAAAGATACAAAGTACAGACGGTGGTAGTGGTTTGAATAAGTACGTTGAAAACTTATTTGACAAATCTCTGACTTGGGACGAAGTCAAATGGCTGAAAag TATTACGAGCTTGCCAATCATCGCAAAAGGTGTCCTTCGAGGAGATGACGCTGTAAAGGCAATTGAGGCTGGCTGTTCCGCAATTTTGGTATCTAATCATGGAGCGAGACAATTGGATGGAGTTCCTGCATCG ATTGAAGCATTGCCTGAGATCGTTGAAGCAGTAAAGGGCTACAATGTCGAGGTGTATTTGGACGGCGGTGTACTAACGGGCACAGATGTTTTCAAAGCTATAGCTCTCGGTGCTAAAATG gtgTTCGTTGGACGTCCTGCCTTGTGGGGTTTAACTGTCGGCGGTCAGGCTGGAGTTAAAAGAATGCTTGATATCTTCCGCACAGAATTAGAATATACTTTGCAAATTGCAG GTACTCCTACTATTGCTGACATCACGAGGGATATGGTGCGCCACGAATCTGCTTACAGTAAACTATAA